One genomic segment of Sminthopsis crassicaudata isolate SCR6 chromosome 4, ASM4859323v1, whole genome shotgun sequence includes these proteins:
- the TMEM217 gene encoding transmembrane protein 217, giving the protein IATERGQFPACITFGLKCPWQKILSNIHLLSFVGDFGIKMRHWFAMNAQLGTFLSGVFTIFATNMYVVFEEKHMVKLNCTEQNGEDNINVINDFIICWSYKITLCLSLITVLISCFLLYSVHAQIYKGMVIYVIWIIFYEAVNSLLQILTNKPNDKSPSEVKFLRWFGLISRIFMHAFWLFFVITYAHRVYKKQVQTNIASYTSRLSTNMESKRDNSYYPNFPKLNSRAPRVI; this is encoded by the coding sequence ATAGCAACTGAAAGAGGACAATTTCCAGCCTGCATCACATTTGGGTTGAAATGTCCTTGGCAAAAGATTCTATCTAATATCCATCTACTATCTTTTGTAGGAGACTTTGGTATAAAAATGCGGCACTGGTTTGCCATGAATGCCCAGCTGGGCACTTTTCTCTCTGGTGTCTTCACTATCTTTGCAACCAACATGTATGTTGTGTTTGAAGAGAAACACATGGTAAAACTCAATTGTACTGAGCAAAATGGCGAAGACAATATTAATGTTATAAATGACTTTATCATCTGTTGGAGCTATAAGATCACCCTCTGCTTATCACTTATCACCGTCCTCATCAGCTGTTTCCTCTTGTACTCTGTACATGCCCAGATCTATAAAGGCATGGTGATCTATGTCATCTGGATTATCTTCTATGAAGCTGTCAACTCCCTACTGCAGATCCTGACCAACAAGCCTAATGACAAGTCCCCGTCAGAAGTGAAGTTTTTACGCTGGTTTGGCTTGATTTCCCGTATTTTCATGCATGCATTCTGGCTTTTTTTTGTGATCACATATGCTCACAGAGTGTACAAAAAGCAGGTGCAAACTAATATCGCTTCCTACACCAGCCGTCTCTCTACCAATATGGAATCAAAGCGAGACAATTCATACTACCCAAATTTTCCAAAGCTCAATTCCAGAGCTCCTagagtaatataa